One Desulfatitalea tepidiphila genomic region harbors:
- a CDS encoding C10 family peptidase, which translates to MNAINAYRASGASLARSATLSTDARRIAAAWTAYATGDLSDLQEDTQSRSLVGENESEFERTLAAGATVGPLLTTAWGQGSPYNLMTPDDSCDGGHTVTGCVATAWAQLLRYWAWPIQGAGSHEYTWTRQTLDPDTLDPLTETLSANFEVNYGWDLMPDLLSQESSEAEKDAVSQLMYHMGVAAEMAYGCDGSGSNAWADDILGVYFNYKPDTLLYINRATPHFRRIRNRGVQLGRQQSAHRHRHRTGQCPTSGRSR; encoded by the coding sequence GTGAACGCCATAAACGCCTACCGGGCCTCGGGCGCAAGCCTTGCCCGCTCGGCGACTTTATCCACCGATGCCCGGCGGATTGCCGCTGCTTGGACGGCTTATGCCACCGGGGATCTGAGCGATTTGCAGGAGGACACGCAGAGCCGTTCACTCGTCGGGGAGAATGAAAGCGAATTCGAGCGCACTCTTGCCGCAGGGGCGACGGTCGGGCCGCTGCTGACGACCGCCTGGGGTCAGGGCAGCCCTTACAATCTCATGACACCCGACGACAGCTGCGATGGTGGGCATACCGTGACCGGCTGTGTGGCTACGGCCTGGGCCCAACTGTTGCGCTATTGGGCGTGGCCCATTCAAGGCGCCGGCAGCCACGAATATACATGGACGCGCCAGACATTGGATCCCGATACTCTGGACCCTTTGACTGAGACCTTGTCGGCGAATTTCGAAGTGAACTATGGGTGGGACCTGATGCCCGACCTGCTTTCCCAAGAGAGCAGTGAAGCGGAGAAAGATGCCGTTTCACAGTTGATGTACCACATGGGCGTGGCCGCCGAGATGGCTTATGGATGTGACGGATCGGGCAGCAATGCCTGGGCGGATGATATCCTGGGGGTCTATTTCAACTACAAGCCCGATACATTGCTCTATATCAATCGCGCGACTCCGCATTTCAGACGAATTCGAAACAGGGGAGTACAATTGGGACGCCAACAATCAGCACATCGTCATCGGCATCGAACCGGACAATGCCCCACCAGTGGTCGAAGCCGGTGA
- the mobA gene encoding molybdenum cofactor guanylyltransferase: MPSGRDNTNCSAVILAGGLNTRMGGRNKAFIEIGGQTILDRLLGTLTPFFTRILLVTRQPELYAVLPLRVVQDVYTARSSLTGIHAGLTHIETDHALMLPCDAPFVQPALIRLLLDAVEPGIDAVVPRIGGYYEPLCAVYSRRCIAPIEAQLENSVYKITRFFDEIRVRTLSEEQIRAVDPDLRSFLNVNNADALQAILAQGCDRGSGE, encoded by the coding sequence GTGCCTTCAGGCCGGGATAATACCAACTGCAGTGCCGTTATTCTGGCCGGCGGGCTCAACACGCGCATGGGGGGCCGCAACAAGGCGTTCATCGAGATCGGCGGCCAAACCATCCTGGACCGCTTGCTGGGCACCCTGACCCCTTTTTTTACCCGCATCCTCCTGGTGACCCGTCAGCCGGAGCTATACGCGGTCCTGCCCCTGCGTGTCGTGCAGGATGTGTACACGGCGCGATCCTCCCTGACCGGCATCCATGCCGGCCTGACCCATATCGAAACCGATCATGCATTGATGCTCCCCTGCGACGCCCCCTTCGTCCAGCCCGCTTTGATCCGGCTGCTGCTCGATGCCGTCGAACCCGGAATCGATGCCGTCGTGCCGCGGATCGGCGGCTACTACGAGCCACTGTGTGCCGTCTATTCCCGCCGCTGCATCGCGCCCATCGAAGCCCAGCTGGAAAACAGCGTGTACAAGATCACGCGGTTTTTCGATGAGATCCGGGTCAGGACGCTCTCCGAAGAGCAGATTCGTGCCGTGGATCCGGACCTGCGTTCCTTTCTCAACGTCAATAACGCCGATGCCCTGCAGGCGATCCTGGCCCAAGGCTGTGATCGCGGCAGCGGCGAATAG
- the moaA gene encoding GTP 3',8-cyclase MoaA — protein MKTAPHCPLSDHRHRVISYLRVSVTDRCNLRCRYCMTSHTRWLPKGHILTLEEIHRMVRIAVGLGITKVRLTGGEPLYRKGIVGLVQKLAAEPGIEDLSMTTNGTLLAEKASALKAAGLKRINISLDTTDPQGFAELTGRDLFSAVWQGIMTAREVGFTPIKINAVVLRGCNDDQIEALADLSRRYPFHVRFIEYMPIATDPHEAEHFFFPITEIAQRLEKMGRLLPVAHERLDGPAQRYRFADAPGEIGLIGSMSSHFCDTCNRMRLTADGHLRPCLLSDEEVNVIDALRQGAGDEEIAAIYARAVAMKKGHHRLSFTGDCSLRTKMASIGG, from the coding sequence ATGAAAACTGCGCCACATTGCCCACTTTCGGATCACCGCCACCGCGTCATCAGCTACCTGAGGGTTTCGGTCACGGATCGCTGCAATTTGAGATGCCGCTACTGCATGACCAGCCATACCCGCTGGCTGCCCAAAGGGCACATCCTCACCTTGGAAGAGATCCATCGCATGGTGCGTATCGCAGTAGGGCTGGGGATCACCAAGGTCCGCCTGACCGGCGGAGAGCCATTGTATCGCAAGGGCATCGTCGGGCTCGTCCAAAAGTTGGCCGCCGAACCCGGCATCGAAGACCTCTCCATGACCACCAACGGCACGTTGCTGGCCGAAAAGGCGTCGGCCTTGAAGGCGGCCGGTTTGAAACGGATCAACATCAGCCTCGACACCACGGATCCACAGGGTTTCGCGGAATTGACCGGCCGGGACCTGTTTTCCGCCGTCTGGCAGGGGATCATGACGGCCCGGGAGGTCGGCTTTACGCCGATTAAAATCAACGCCGTGGTCCTGCGCGGCTGCAACGACGATCAGATCGAAGCCCTGGCCGACCTGAGCCGCCGCTATCCGTTTCACGTGCGTTTCATTGAATATATGCCCATCGCCACCGATCCTCACGAGGCGGAACATTTTTTCTTCCCGATCACCGAAATCGCCCAGCGTTTGGAAAAGATGGGACGACTGTTGCCTGTGGCGCACGAGAGACTCGACGGGCCGGCCCAGCGCTATCGTTTTGCCGATGCGCCGGGTGAAATCGGCCTGATCGGCTCGATGAGTTCCCATTTTTGCGATACCTGCAACCGCATGCGATTGACGGCCGACGGCCACCTGCGGCCGTGCCTGCTGTCCGACGAAGAGGTCAATGTCATCGATGCCTTGCGCCAGGGGGCCGGGGACGAGGAGATCGCCGCCATCTATGCCCGGGCCGTGGCCATGAAAAAAGGCCACCACCGGCTCAGTTTTACCGGCGATTGTTCGTTGCGGACCAAGATGGCCAGCATTGGAGGATAG
- the mobB gene encoding molybdopterin-guanine dinucleotide biosynthesis protein B, whose product MPPIVCLVSKKDSGKTTLLEKLIPELSRRGYRLGTVKHDAHGFDIDHEGKDSWRHKQAGAATVVISSARKIAMVKDLDEEMRLKDIVERFFEDRDLVIAEGYKQSDMPKIELFRSTAHRSPWHTKGSSPHLIAVVSDIAIDLGVPCLPIDDVQAVADFIEARFLRKPAA is encoded by the coding sequence ATGCCCCCCATCGTCTGCCTCGTCAGCAAAAAGGATTCCGGAAAAACCACCCTGCTGGAGAAACTGATCCCCGAATTGAGCCGCCGGGGCTACCGCTTGGGAACCGTCAAACACGATGCGCATGGGTTCGATATCGACCATGAGGGCAAAGACTCGTGGCGCCACAAGCAGGCCGGCGCCGCCACCGTGGTCATCTCCTCGGCGCGTAAAATCGCCATGGTCAAGGATCTGGACGAGGAGATGCGTCTGAAGGATATCGTCGAGCGCTTCTTCGAGGACCGGGACCTGGTGATCGCCGAAGGATACAAGCAGAGCGACATGCCCAAGATCGAGCTGTTCCGCAGCACTGCCCATCGCAGCCCATGGCACACCAAGGGGTCGTCCCCCCACCTGATCGCCGTGGTCTCGGACATTGCCATCGACCTCGGCGTGCCCTGCCTGCCCATCGACGACGTTCAGGCCGTCGCCGATTTCATCGAAGCGCGATTTCTGAGAAAGCCGGCCGCTTAA
- a CDS encoding PKD domain-containing protein has protein sequence MSGTAVDPEGVGINGYTWRQVSGPAVTLSSPDTTDPAFTAPDVHAETDLVFQLRADDANRAFATDTCTVTVRNTDGSTAPDPPATHLDSSGGGGGGGGCFVSNLSPFGVLP, from the coding sequence TTGAGCGGCACTGCCGTCGATCCCGAAGGCGTCGGCATCAATGGTTACACGTGGCGCCAAGTCAGCGGCCCGGCGGTGACCTTGTCGTCACCCGATACAACCGATCCTGCCTTTACCGCCCCCGACGTGCACGCGGAGACCGACCTGGTGTTTCAATTGCGGGCCGACGATGCCAATCGGGCATTTGCCACAGACACCTGCACGGTCACGGTCCGCAATACGGACGGCTCCACCGCGCCCGACCCTCCGGCAACCCACCTCGATTCCAGCGGGGGTGGCGGCGGGGGTGGCGGCTGTTTTGTCTCGAACCTATCTCCTTTCGGTGTCCTTCCCTGA
- the lnt gene encoding apolipoprotein N-acyltransferase, translating to MFWTRMKPYRGRLLLAMLSGILLTAAFPKIDQGWIAWFALVPLLLALRTTGGRAGFWLGMAAGMVHYLGLIYWTAYTMHLYGRLPWIQSVLVLLLFAAVLSLFLGGFAVLVGTLAYRPAHLVLVAPAAWVLIEWLRSWILTGFPWELLGYSQYDHLWVIQPADLFGVFGISGLIVLFNAVLTLALLYWAEKPWQRHGVPRGMVVIGGLLVAGLLVGTAAYGLFRIRHIDARIAEAEYADVAVVQGNIDQAQKWDASFQVLTTAKYKELSAAAAGGGAQLVIWPETATPFYLFHDKVLTQMVVQGIQDIGADFIVGSPNVDLGGKAPVYYNSAYLIGADGQVGGKYDKVHLVPFGEYVPMKRWLPFLGKMVAQVGDFQAGRQGSTLQWRQHPVGMLICYEAIFPELARDMACNGAQLLVNITNDAWFGRTSAAYQHFSMAVFRSVENRRFLARAANTGISGFVDPNGRILAATDLYKDAALTARVHFLSQTTLYSRWGDYPLVLAVLTTLGGFAAARLKRSRHRESRPPGL from the coding sequence ATGTTCTGGACCCGCATGAAACCCTACCGTGGTCGGCTGTTGCTGGCAATGCTCAGCGGCATCCTGCTGACAGCGGCCTTTCCTAAAATCGATCAGGGCTGGATCGCCTGGTTCGCTCTGGTGCCGCTGCTGTTGGCGTTGCGCACAACCGGCGGCCGCGCCGGTTTTTGGCTGGGGATGGCCGCCGGCATGGTCCACTATCTTGGCTTGATCTACTGGACCGCCTATACCATGCACCTTTACGGGCGGCTCCCGTGGATTCAGTCCGTGCTGGTCCTGCTGCTGTTTGCCGCGGTCCTCTCCCTTTTTCTGGGCGGATTTGCCGTTCTGGTGGGTACGCTGGCATACAGGCCCGCCCACCTGGTGCTCGTGGCACCGGCCGCCTGGGTGCTGATTGAATGGCTGCGCAGCTGGATCCTGACCGGTTTCCCCTGGGAACTGTTGGGATACAGTCAATACGACCACCTCTGGGTGATCCAGCCGGCCGATCTTTTCGGCGTTTTCGGAATTTCCGGCTTGATCGTGCTGTTCAATGCGGTGCTGACTCTGGCCCTGCTCTATTGGGCCGAGAAGCCGTGGCAGCGCCATGGAGTGCCGCGCGGGATGGTGGTGATCGGCGGACTGCTGGTCGCCGGCCTATTGGTGGGGACAGCGGCGTACGGCCTGTTTCGCATCCGGCACATCGACGCTCGCATCGCGGAGGCCGAATATGCCGACGTGGCCGTGGTGCAGGGCAACATCGACCAGGCCCAAAAATGGGATGCCAGCTTCCAGGTGCTCACCACGGCCAAGTACAAGGAGCTTTCGGCCGCCGCGGCCGGCGGCGGCGCCCAACTGGTGATATGGCCGGAAACAGCTACCCCGTTTTACCTGTTTCACGACAAGGTGTTGACCCAGATGGTCGTTCAGGGGATTCAGGACATCGGCGCAGACTTCATCGTCGGCAGTCCCAATGTGGATCTGGGCGGCAAGGCGCCGGTCTATTACAACAGTGCCTATCTTATCGGGGCCGACGGCCAGGTGGGCGGCAAATACGACAAGGTCCACCTGGTGCCGTTCGGGGAGTATGTGCCCATGAAGCGCTGGCTCCCTTTTCTGGGCAAAATGGTGGCCCAGGTCGGGGATTTTCAGGCCGGCCGGCAGGGCAGCACCTTGCAGTGGCGGCAGCATCCCGTCGGCATGCTGATCTGTTATGAAGCCATATTTCCCGAGCTGGCCCGGGACATGGCCTGCAATGGGGCCCAACTGCTGGTCAATATCACCAACGATGCCTGGTTCGGCAGGACCAGCGCGGCGTATCAACACTTCTCCATGGCCGTCTTCCGGAGCGTGGAGAATCGACGATTCCTCGCGCGCGCCGCTAACACGGGCATCAGCGGGTTCGTCGATCCCAACGGACGCATTCTGGCGGCCACGGACCTTTACAAGGATGCGGCCTTGACCGCCCGGGTTCATTTTTTGAGCCAAACAACCCTGTACAGCCGTTGGGGGGACTACCCCCTCGTCCTGGCCGTCCTGACGACTCTGGGGGGCTTTGCCGCCGCCCGCTTGAAACGCTCGCGACACCGTGAAAGTAGACCGCCCGGGCTCTGA
- the prfB gene encoding peptide chain release factor 2 (programmed frameshift), which yields MAAEIKQTLKALRTKLTRLGECLDLTAKKNRLAELESIVARNGFWDNPEAAKPLLKERTFLSARIEAYNSLLSDIDDNDLLVEMALEEDDAQTLTEVEQQVDALERRIHEFSLDMMLDGELDGNNAIVSINAGAGGTDAQDWAEMMLRMYLRWTEQRHYKTEILDLQPGDEAGIKSATFTVKGQYAYGYLKSEIGVHRLVRISPYNASGKRQTSFASVFVYPEVDNEIVIDIEDKDLRIDTFRASGSGGQHVNKTSSAVRITHLPTGIVVQCQQEKSQHRNKEMAMKVLRSRLYQHEKEKQDAELQQVHDSKDEIAWGSQIRSYVLHPYQMVKDHRINMEVGNVNSVLDGQLDALIEGVLLSGVE from the exons ATGGCCGCAGAAATCAAACAAACGCTCAAAGCTTTGAGGACCAAATTAACCCGCCTCGGAGAGTGTCTT GACCTAACCGCCAAGAAGAACCGCCTGGCGGAATTGGAATCGATCGTGGCCCGCAACGGATTCTGGGACAATCCCGAAGCGGCCAAACCCCTGCTCAAGGAACGTACCTTTCTGAGCGCACGCATCGAGGCTTACAACAGCCTGCTGTCCGATATCGACGACAACGATCTGCTCGTGGAAATGGCCCTGGAAGAGGACGACGCCCAGACCCTGACCGAGGTGGAACAGCAGGTCGACGCGTTGGAGCGGCGCATCCACGAGTTTTCCCTGGATATGATGCTCGACGGTGAGCTGGATGGCAACAACGCCATCGTCAGTATCAATGCCGGCGCCGGTGGCACCGACGCCCAGGACTGGGCCGAGATGATGCTGCGCATGTACCTGCGCTGGACCGAGCAGCGCCATTACAAGACCGAAATCCTCGATCTGCAGCCCGGAGACGAAGCCGGCATCAAGAGCGCCACCTTTACCGTCAAGGGTCAGTATGCCTATGGTTATCTGAAAAGCGAGATCGGGGTGCACCGGCTGGTGCGGATATCGCCCTACAATGCCAGCGGCAAGCGCCAGACCTCCTTTGCTTCCGTGTTCGTCTATCCCGAGGTGGACAACGAAATCGTCATTGACATCGAGGACAAGGACCTGCGCATCGATACGTTTCGGGCCAGCGGGTCGGGCGGCCAGCACGTCAACAAGACCTCCAGCGCGGTGCGCATCACCCATCTGCCCACGGGCATCGTCGTGCAGTGCCAGCAGGAAAAATCCCAGCACCGCAATAAGGAGATGGCCATGAAGGTGCTGCGGTCGCGGTTGTATCAACACGAAAAGGAAAAGCAGGATGCCGAACTGCAACAGGTGCATGACAGCAAGGACGAGATCGCCTGGGGCAGCCAGATCCGTTCCTATGTGCTCCACCCCTACCAGATGGTCAAGGATCATCGCATCAACATGGAAGTCGGCAATGTGAACAGCGTGCTCGACGGACAGCTCGATGCATTGATCGAAGGCG